One Pyrococcus furiosus DSM 3638 genomic region harbors:
- a CDS encoding DUF1464 family protein, which yields MRAVGVDPGTKSFDVIGLENGKVKLDLSFPSEVVAEAPEKIVEEIEKFSPDIVIGPSGYGIPLKHISELTERDRFEMTLVREEEMKKIPVLIGLQKMVDIMAEKKLNVWFIPGVIHLPTVPEWRKYNKIDMGTADKMAITVLGIYDQARRLGIEYSEVSFVLLEVGFGYNYAGAVKGGKIVDGIGGTIFPGPAYVNSGALDGEVAYLMGRVEKVHLFWGGASVIAGGDILPPEEFAKRLDEEPFAKAWEAMKDGFLKAVASELAIVEDAKEIILSGRLMRIEKLRKDVTDLFEDKFKLPVVKLKGLEGKAKEAAQGSAIIGDGLMGGEFKDLVEWVEIKGSRGSVLDWVRLPLNV from the coding sequence ATGAGGGCCGTTGGAGTTGATCCAGGAACTAAGAGTTTTGATGTGATTGGGCTTGAAAATGGAAAAGTTAAGCTGGATCTGAGCTTTCCAAGCGAGGTTGTTGCAGAAGCTCCAGAGAAAATAGTTGAGGAGATAGAGAAATTTAGTCCAGATATAGTCATAGGACCGAGTGGATATGGAATTCCACTCAAGCACATTTCTGAGCTCACTGAAAGAGATAGATTTGAAATGACACTTGTAAGAGAGGAAGAGATGAAGAAAATTCCCGTTCTTATAGGCCTCCAAAAAATGGTTGATATCATGGCTGAGAAGAAGTTAAACGTTTGGTTCATACCTGGGGTAATCCACCTTCCCACGGTTCCGGAGTGGAGGAAGTACAATAAGATTGACATGGGAACTGCAGATAAGATGGCAATCACCGTTTTGGGAATTTATGATCAAGCAAGGAGATTGGGAATTGAGTACTCTGAGGTTTCCTTTGTCCTTCTGGAGGTTGGCTTTGGATATAACTATGCGGGAGCCGTTAAAGGTGGAAAAATCGTTGATGGTATTGGAGGAACTATTTTCCCGGGGCCGGCATATGTCAACAGCGGTGCCCTTGATGGGGAAGTTGCATACCTAATGGGAAGAGTGGAGAAGGTTCATTTGTTCTGGGGTGGAGCTTCGGTAATAGCAGGTGGAGATATACTCCCTCCAGAGGAGTTTGCCAAGAGGCTTGATGAGGAACCCTTTGCAAAAGCCTGGGAAGCTATGAAAGATGGCTTTTTGAAGGCCGTAGCTTCGGAGCTTGCGATCGTTGAAGATGCTAAGGAAATAATTCTCTCTGGGAGGCTAATGAGAATTGAAAAGCTGAGAAAGGATGTAACGGACTTGTTTGAGGATAAATTCAAGCTTCCCGTTGTTAAGCTTAAGGGCTTGGAAGGAAAAGCAAAGGAAGCTGCTCAGGGGAGTGCAATAATTGGAGATGGCTTAATGGGAGGGGAGTTTAAGGATTTAGTTGAGTGGGTTGAGATAAAGGGAAGCAGGGGAAGCGTTCTAGATTGGGTAAGACTTCCCCTAAATGTTTGA
- the pyk gene encoding pyruvate kinase, whose amino-acid sequence MKLPSHKTKIVATIGPATNSRKMIKQLIKAGMNVARINFSHGSFEEHARVIEIIREEAQKLDRRVAILADLPGLKIRVGEIKGGYVELKRGEKVILTTKDVEGDETTIPVDYKGFPNLVSKGDIIYLNDGYIVLKVENVRENEVEAVVLSGGKLFSRKGVNIPKAYLPVEAITPKDFEIMKFAIEHGVDAIGLSFVGSVYDVLKAKSFLEKNNAEDVFVIAKIERPDAVRNFDEILNAADGIMIARGDLGVEMPIEQLPILQKKLIRKANMEGKPVITATQMLVSMTTEKVPTRAEVTDVANAILDGTDAVMLSEETAIGKFPIETVEMMGKIAKVTEEYRESFGLSRIREFMEIKKGTIKEAITRSIIDAICTIDIKFILTPTRTGRTARLISRFKPKQWILAFSTNERVCNNLMFSYGVYPFCLEEGFDENDIVRLIKGLGLVESDDMVLMTEGKPIEKTVGTNSIKIFQIA is encoded by the coding sequence GTGAAGCTCCCATCTCACAAGACAAAAATTGTAGCTACAATAGGGCCAGCGACTAATTCGAGAAAAATGATAAAACAACTCATTAAGGCGGGGATGAATGTTGCAAGAATAAACTTCTCCCATGGAAGTTTTGAAGAGCATGCAAGAGTCATAGAAATAATAAGAGAGGAGGCACAAAAATTAGACAGGAGAGTTGCAATACTTGCAGATCTACCTGGATTGAAAATAAGAGTCGGTGAGATAAAAGGGGGTTACGTAGAGCTAAAGAGAGGAGAAAAGGTAATATTAACAACAAAGGATGTTGAGGGTGATGAAACTACGATACCAGTGGATTATAAAGGCTTTCCAAATTTGGTATCGAAGGGAGACATCATATACCTTAATGACGGATACATAGTCTTAAAGGTGGAGAACGTTAGGGAGAACGAAGTTGAAGCAGTTGTTCTTTCAGGAGGAAAGCTCTTCTCGAGAAAGGGCGTCAATATACCCAAGGCCTACCTCCCAGTCGAAGCCATAACTCCAAAAGACTTTGAAATTATGAAATTTGCAATTGAGCATGGGGTGGATGCAATAGGATTGAGCTTCGTTGGGAGCGTTTATGATGTTCTAAAGGCCAAGAGTTTCCTTGAGAAAAATAATGCCGAGGATGTATTTGTAATTGCAAAGATCGAAAGACCTGACGCCGTGAGGAATTTTGACGAGATTCTTAATGCCGCTGATGGAATTATGATTGCTAGAGGAGATTTAGGGGTAGAGATGCCGATAGAGCAGCTACCAATTCTTCAGAAGAAATTGATCAGGAAAGCCAATATGGAAGGGAAACCAGTGATTACGGCAACACAAATGCTTGTGTCAATGACAACGGAAAAAGTGCCAACAAGGGCCGAAGTTACGGACGTTGCAAACGCAATTCTTGATGGAACGGATGCAGTTATGCTATCAGAAGAAACGGCCATAGGAAAATTCCCCATTGAGACCGTAGAGATGATGGGAAAGATAGCTAAGGTCACTGAAGAATATAGGGAAAGTTTTGGGTTAAGCAGAATAAGGGAGTTTATGGAGATCAAAAAGGGAACAATAAAAGAGGCTATCACTAGAAGTATAATTGACGCAATATGCACAATAGACATTAAGTTTATACTAACACCCACCAGAACGGGAAGAACTGCTAGGCTAATCTCAAGATTTAAGCCCAAGCAGTGGATTTTAGCCTTCTCAACAAATGAAAGGGTGTGCAACAATCTCATGTTCAGCTATGGAGTTTATCCCTTCTGCCTAGAAGAGGGATTCGATGAGAACGATATAGTTAGGTTGATAAAAGGACTGGGCCTTGTGGAAAGCGATGATATGGTTTTAATGACGGAAGGAAAGCCAATTGAAAAAACAGTTGGAACTAACTCAATTAAGATATTCCAAATAGCTTGA
- a CDS encoding iron-sulfur cluster assembly protein, which produces MKVYYPGREWPEEYKRVLEKMKEIIDPVTGDNILDSGVVAGLEVKDRTLKVWLRFESQAEYNILGGAAMAYSKIVGDIMEKFALVMFDNVYVYDLRNNIVGVFEKKK; this is translated from the coding sequence ATGAAGGTTTATTACCCAGGGAGAGAGTGGCCTGAGGAATACAAAAGAGTTTTGGAAAAGATGAAAGAAATAATTGATCCAGTTACTGGGGATAATATTCTAGACTCAGGTGTTGTTGCAGGATTAGAAGTGAAAGATAGAACCCTAAAAGTTTGGCTTAGATTCGAAAGCCAGGCTGAATATAATATTCTCGGCGGGGCGGCGATGGCCTATTCAAAAATAGTTGGAGACATAATGGAGAAGTTTGCACTTGTGATGTTTGACAATGTCTACGTCTATGACCTCAGAAATAACATAGTTGGAGTTTTTGAAAAGAAAAAGTGA
- a CDS encoding ferritin family protein has product MTIQEVREGLPIEKMADFSLEELLGMAIKAEIGAREFYKSLAEKIKIEALKEKINWLAEEEKKHEALLRKLYSQMFPGKEVVFPKEHIGPELQPVARELEKVQDIIDLIRWAMKAEEIAAEFYLKLEEMVKEEEKKRLMRYLADMERGHYYTLRAEYELLLNWEMYSQMMHIGP; this is encoded by the coding sequence ATGACAATCCAAGAAGTTAGGGAAGGCCTCCCAATAGAAAAAATGGCAGATTTTTCCCTTGAAGAGCTTTTGGGAATGGCTATAAAGGCCGAAATTGGAGCTAGGGAATTTTATAAAAGTTTAGCTGAGAAGATAAAGATTGAAGCTCTAAAAGAAAAAATTAATTGGCTTGCTGAAGAAGAGAAGAAACATGAAGCCTTGCTAAGGAAATTATATTCTCAAATGTTCCCAGGAAAAGAAGTTGTCTTTCCAAAAGAACATATTGGTCCAGAGCTCCAGCCCGTTGCCAGAGAGCTTGAAAAAGTGCAGGATATAATAGACCTAATTCGTTGGGCAATGAAGGCTGAAGAAATTGCGGCAGAGTTTTACCTAAAGCTCGAAGAAATGGTAAAGGAAGAAGAAAAGAAAAGGCTCATGAGATATCTAGCTGATATGGAAAGAGGGCACTACTACACCTTAAGGGCCGAGTACGAGCTATTGCTCAATTGGGAAATGTACAGCCAAATGATGCACATAGGGCCGTGA
- a CDS encoding encapsulin produces MDLRKSKELTGIEAHINDNKKEESNVEYFEKLRSALLDGVNKGRSLLKHLPVTRIEGQSFRVDIIKFEDGVRVVKQEYKPIPLLKKKFYVGIRELNDGTYDVSIATKAGELLVKDEESLVIREILSTEGIKKMKLSSWDNPEEALNDLMNALQEASNASAGPFGLIINPKRYAKLLKIYEKSGKMLVEVLKEIFRGGIIVTLNIDENKVIIFANTPAVLDVVVGQDVTLQELGPEGDDVAFLVSEAIGIRIKNPEAIVVLE; encoded by the coding sequence GTGGATTTGAGGAAGTCCAAGGAGCTAACTGGAATTGAGGCTCACATAAATGATAACAAGAAGGAGGAATCTAACGTGGAATATTTTGAGAAGTTGAGAAGTGCTCTTTTGGATGGGGTAAATAAGGGAAGATCTTTACTAAAGCACTTGCCAGTAACGAGAATAGAAGGACAATCATTCAGGGTTGACATCATTAAATTTGAAGATGGTGTTAGGGTAGTAAAGCAAGAGTACAAGCCAATTCCATTATTGAAGAAGAAATTCTATGTGGGAATAAGAGAACTCAACGATGGGACTTACGATGTATCTATAGCAACTAAAGCTGGGGAACTCCTAGTTAAAGACGAAGAGTCGCTAGTAATAAGAGAAATTCTATCCACAGAGGGAATTAAGAAAATGAAACTTTCCTCCTGGGACAATCCAGAAGAAGCACTTAATGATTTAATGAACGCACTGCAGGAAGCCTCAAATGCGTCAGCTGGACCATTTGGGCTGATAATTAACCCAAAAAGATATGCAAAGTTGCTAAAAATTTACGAGAAGAGTGGAAAGATGCTAGTTGAAGTGCTAAAAGAGATATTCAGGGGAGGAATCATTGTTACTCTAAACATTGATGAGAATAAGGTAATAATATTTGCCAATACACCAGCTGTTCTTGACGTTGTAGTTGGCCAAGATGTGACTCTACAAGAGCTAGGACCTGAAGGAGACGACGTTGCATTCTTGGTTAGTGAAGCTATAGGAATAAGAATAAAGAACCCAGAGGCAATAGTAGTCTTAGAGTGA
- a CDS encoding ferritin family protein has translation MVIYMLSINPTLINRDKPYTKEELMEILRLAIIAELDAINLYEQMARYSEDENVRKILLDVAREEKAHVGEFMALLLNLDPEQVTELKGGFEEVQGANWN, from the coding sequence GTGGTGATCTACATGCTCTCAATAAATCCAACCCTTATAAATAGGGATAAGCCATACACCAAAGAAGAATTAATGGAAATTCTGAGATTAGCAATAATAGCTGAGCTTGATGCAATAAATCTATATGAGCAGATGGCAAGATATTCCGAAGATGAAAACGTAAGAAAGATTCTCCTTGATGTTGCAAGGGAGGAGAAGGCTCACGTTGGAGAATTCATGGCACTCCTTCTAAATTTGGATCCAGAACAAGTAACTGAGCTGAAGGGTGGATTTGAGGAAGTCCAAGGAGCTAACTGGAATTGA
- the dps gene encoding DNA protection during starvation protein — MPEHNRRLVERTGIDVEKLLELLIKAAAAEFTTYYYYTILRNHATGLEGEAIKEIIEDARLEDRNHFEALVPRIYELGGELPRDIREFADLASCRDAYLPEEPTIENILKVLLEAERCAVGVYTEICNYTFGKDPRTYDLALAILHEEIEHEAWFEELLTGKPSGHFRRGKPGESPYVSKFLKTR, encoded by the coding sequence ATGCCAGAGCATAATAGGAGATTAGTTGAAAGGACAGGAATAGATGTAGAGAAGCTGTTGGAACTTCTCATTAAAGCGGCTGCAGCAGAGTTCACAACGTATTATTACTACACTATACTTAGAAACCATGCAACAGGTCTGGAAGGAGAAGCAATTAAGGAGATTATCGAAGATGCTAGACTTGAGGACAGAAACCATTTTGAAGCCCTCGTGCCAAGAATATACGAGCTTGGAGGAGAATTACCAAGGGATATTCGGGAATTTGCAGATCTAGCTTCTTGTAGAGATGCCTACCTACCAGAAGAGCCCACTATAGAGAACATTCTAAAAGTCCTACTCGAAGCTGAGAGATGTGCAGTTGGAGTCTATACAGAAATATGCAACTACACTTTTGGAAAGGATCCAAGGACTTATGATTTGGCCCTTGCCATATTACATGAAGAGATAGAGCATGAAGCATGGTTTGAAGAGCTCTTGACTGGAAAGCCGAGTGGTCACTTTAGAAGAGGAAAGCCTGGGGAAAGTCCATATGTCTCAAAGTTTTTGAAAACTAGATAG
- a CDS encoding Fur family transcriptional regulator: MWKEKAVRVLKEKGYKLTPQRLKMLEVIEELGPSHPSLNEVFKRLKEEFPTLSFSTLYSNVMTLKELGLIETLPINDETRIEINTKPHMNLIEDAKIVDIIDPEIIKIIEEKLKKKVKFVNVLVENE, encoded by the coding sequence ATGTGGAAGGAAAAAGCCGTTAGAGTACTGAAGGAGAAGGGATACAAACTTACTCCCCAGAGACTTAAAATGCTAGAAGTAATTGAAGAGCTAGGCCCATCTCATCCTTCCCTCAATGAGGTTTTCAAAAGGCTCAAAGAAGAGTTCCCCACCCTAAGTTTCTCAACGTTATATTCCAATGTAATGACTCTAAAAGAGCTTGGACTCATAGAAACCCTCCCAATTAATGACGAGACACGGATTGAGATTAACACAAAGCCCCACATGAATTTAATTGAAGACGCAAAAATAGTGGATATAATAGATCCAGAAATCATTAAGATCATCGAAGAGAAATTAAAGAAGAAGGTAAAGTTCGTAAACGTTTTGGTTGAAAATGAGTGA
- a CDS encoding ferritin-like domain-containing protein — protein sequence MNELEALALALEVEKRELNLYLKLAKKASDERAKRMFLFLAQEEAGHWDIFEKKFLEEVVKKCELPKVNEELVKKLIVEADEERLSEVDAVKIGMEQEKLTWEFYEKAAQDSKDEKIKKIFEDLAKVEKAHYELLKAQYDSVMKTGIWMDYQDFSLEVE from the coding sequence ATGAATGAACTGGAAGCTTTAGCATTGGCATTGGAAGTTGAGAAAAGAGAGCTGAACCTCTATCTAAAGTTGGCGAAAAAAGCTAGTGATGAAAGGGCTAAGAGAATGTTCTTGTTCTTGGCCCAGGAGGAAGCTGGGCACTGGGACATTTTTGAGAAGAAATTTTTGGAAGAAGTTGTCAAAAAGTGTGAACTTCCAAAGGTAAATGAAGAGCTCGTGAAAAAACTAATCGTAGAGGCTGATGAAGAAAGATTAAGTGAGGTTGATGCTGTAAAGATAGGAATGGAGCAGGAAAAGCTTACATGGGAGTTCTATGAAAAAGCAGCCCAAGATAGTAAAGATGAGAAAATTAAGAAAATATTTGAAGATTTAGCGAAGGTGGAAAAGGCTCACTACGAGCTCTTAAAGGCTCAATATGATTCAGTTATGAAAACTGGAATATGGATGGACTATCAAGATTTTAGCTTGGAGGTTGAGTAA
- a CDS encoding ferritin family protein yields MNIEEEIVKKLENLSIKEILGYAIASEEDAEKFYSELATKLGGLLKEFFTQLSTAERGHKEILLRIYKSKFGDENYPVPEGIPFAETTIKVETVRNLIEAMKIALTNEKTAERVYKYLAEKMPEHREIFKFLATQERSHYESLRAHKEFLEDTVESKPEYIEAPPTYISSQLEIPFGPEYRGAR; encoded by the coding sequence ATGAACATTGAAGAAGAAATTGTAAAAAAGTTAGAAAATCTTTCGATAAAGGAAATTCTCGGATATGCAATAGCTTCTGAGGAGGATGCAGAAAAGTTCTATTCCGAATTGGCCACAAAGCTTGGAGGACTATTAAAGGAGTTCTTTACCCAGCTTTCTACAGCTGAAAGAGGCCATAAAGAAATTCTCCTAAGGATATACAAGAGTAAGTTTGGAGATGAAAACTATCCCGTTCCCGAGGGAATACCATTTGCAGAAACCACAATAAAAGTTGAAACCGTTAGAAACTTAATTGAGGCCATGAAAATAGCTCTAACCAACGAAAAAACTGCAGAAAGAGTATACAAATATCTCGCTGAAAAAATGCCAGAACACAGGGAAATTTTTAAGTTCCTTGCAACCCAAGAAAGGAGCCACTATGAGTCGTTGAGAGCTCACAAGGAGTTCTTAGAGGATACAGTGGAAAGCAAACCCGAGTATATAGAGGCCCCACCCACTTACATCAGCTCCCAACTAGAGATACCATTTGGGCCAGAATATAGAGGAGCACGGTGA
- a CDS encoding NAD(P)/FAD-dependent oxidoreductase gives MKVVIVGNGPGGFELAKQLSQTYEVTVIDKEPVPYYSKPMLSHYIAGFIPRNRLFPYSLDWYRKRGIEIRLAEEAKLIDRGRKVVITEKGEVPYDTLVLATGARAREPQIKGKEYLLTLRTIFDADRIKESIENSGEAIIIGGGFIGLELAGNLAEAGYHVKLIHRGAMFLGLDEELSNMIKDMLEETGVKFFLNSELLEANEEGVLTNSGFIEGKVKICAIGIVPNVDLARRSGIHTGRGILIDDNFRTSAKDVYAIGDCAEYSGIIAGTAKAAMEQARVLADILKGEPRRYNFKFRSTVFKFGKLQIAIIGNTKGEGKWIEDNTKVFYENGKIIGAVVFNDIRKATKLEKEILDFYS, from the coding sequence ATGAAGGTAGTTATTGTTGGAAACGGTCCAGGGGGATTTGAGCTAGCGAAGCAACTATCCCAAACTTACGAAGTTACAGTTATCGATAAAGAGCCAGTCCCTTACTACTCCAAACCAATGTTAAGCCACTATATAGCAGGATTTATTCCCAGGAACAGGCTCTTTCCTTATTCTTTAGATTGGTACAGAAAAAGAGGAATTGAAATTAGACTGGCAGAAGAAGCCAAGCTCATTGACAGAGGAAGAAAAGTTGTAATTACGGAGAAGGGAGAAGTGCCCTATGATACCCTAGTTCTAGCCACGGGGGCTAGAGCAAGGGAGCCCCAAATTAAAGGGAAGGAATACCTGCTAACTTTAAGAACTATTTTCGATGCTGACAGAATAAAAGAAAGCATAGAAAATAGCGGAGAGGCAATAATTATTGGAGGGGGATTTATAGGGCTTGAACTGGCTGGAAATTTAGCTGAGGCTGGATATCATGTAAAGCTTATTCATAGGGGAGCAATGTTCTTGGGATTAGATGAAGAGCTTAGCAACATGATAAAAGACATGCTTGAAGAGACCGGTGTAAAGTTTTTCCTAAATTCAGAGTTGCTTGAAGCAAATGAGGAAGGAGTTCTCACAAATTCAGGCTTTATTGAAGGAAAGGTAAAAATATGCGCTATTGGAATAGTCCCAAATGTTGATCTTGCCAGGAGAAGCGGAATACATACGGGAAGAGGAATACTTATAGATGATAACTTTAGAACATCAGCAAAGGACGTTTATGCAATAGGAGATTGTGCAGAGTATTCTGGGATCATAGCTGGAACTGCAAAAGCTGCCATGGAGCAGGCAAGAGTTCTAGCAGACATACTTAAAGGGGAACCCAGGAGATATAATTTTAAGTTCAGATCAACGGTATTCAAGTTTGGAAAACTTCAAATTGCCATAATAGGAAATACAAAGGGAGAAGGGAAATGGATTGAGGATAACACAAAAGTTTTCTATGAAAACGGCAAGATAATTGGGGCAGTAGTATTTAATGACATCAGAAAGGCCACAAAATTGGAAAAAGAGATCTTAGATTTCTACTCCTAA
- the sfsA gene encoding DNA/RNA nuclease SfsA gives MKLMEVSPLFPCIFLRRVNRFVGLVRIKERIERALITNTGRLNEFMIPGRIGYCTPKAGGKTRYILLGFEDHGKIAIIDTRLQGKAFEKIIEKELLPELEGCRIIKREPRVGESRLDYLLECSKGEIFVETKSAVLREGEYAMYPDCPSVRGQRHIKELIKLARDGKRAMIVFIGALPNVSKFKPYKKGDPKIAELLKEALEAGVEIRALGLHMELSGEIIYRGELGVEI, from the coding sequence ATGAAACTTATGGAAGTTTCTCCCCTTTTTCCTTGTATATTTTTAAGAAGAGTTAACCGATTTGTGGGATTGGTGAGAATTAAGGAAAGAATTGAAAGAGCTCTTATCACAAATACTGGTAGACTAAATGAGTTCATGATCCCAGGGAGAATAGGCTATTGTACTCCAAAAGCGGGCGGTAAAACAAGGTACATTCTTCTTGGATTTGAAGATCATGGAAAGATAGCAATCATTGATACTAGACTTCAGGGAAAAGCATTTGAGAAAATAATTGAGAAGGAACTTCTTCCTGAACTGGAAGGTTGTAGAATAATAAAGAGAGAGCCAAGGGTTGGAGAATCCAGACTAGACTATTTGCTTGAATGTTCGAAAGGAGAGATATTCGTAGAAACTAAGAGTGCAGTTTTGAGGGAAGGGGAATATGCTATGTATCCAGATTGTCCATCAGTTAGAGGTCAAAGGCATATAAAAGAGCTAATAAAGTTGGCGAGAGATGGAAAAAGGGCCATGATTGTGTTTATAGGGGCCCTACCAAATGTAAGCAAATTTAAACCCTACAAGAAGGGAGATCCGAAAATTGCTGAATTGTTAAAGGAAGCTCTTGAGGCTGGAGTAGAAATTCGGGCGTTGGGACTTCACATGGAGCTTAGTGGAGAAATAATATACAGAGGAGAGTTAGGAGTAGAAATCTAA
- a CDS encoding ferritin-like domain-containing protein: protein MEVTEKEIFEIAINSEIKAKEAYEKLASMTKSDIIRDELLFLANEEEKHRQIIEKIAKKYEAPEGGGKKVKLEVLGEFKVIAEKMSEIIKKPDVNIDEIYEVAMEAELVSEKLYKELSKYAATESAKTLLEMLADMERNHYNILKKQYEYIIRYPDIYKEEFYDQLMKDINFNF, encoded by the coding sequence ATGGAAGTTACTGAGAAAGAGATTTTTGAAATTGCTATAAACTCCGAAATTAAGGCCAAAGAAGCTTATGAGAAGTTGGCTTCTATGACCAAGAGTGATATAATTAGGGATGAACTCCTATTTTTGGCGAATGAAGAGGAGAAACACAGGCAGATCATCGAAAAAATTGCCAAAAAATACGAGGCTCCTGAAGGGGGAGGCAAAAAAGTAAAGCTGGAAGTTCTTGGAGAATTCAAGGTAATAGCAGAGAAGATGAGTGAAATAATAAAGAAGCCAGATGTGAATATCGACGAGATATATGAGGTTGCTATGGAAGCTGAACTGGTAAGTGAAAAGCTATACAAAGAATTATCAAAATACGCTGCAACTGAGAGTGCAAAAACTCTTCTTGAAATGTTGGCCGACATGGAAAGGAACCACTACAATATTTTGAAGAAGCAATATGAATACATAATTCGCTATCCAGACATATACAAAGAAGAATTCTACGATCAGCTTATGAAAGATATAAACTTCAATTTCTGA
- a CDS encoding DUF2118 family protein: MSRTPQLYVEVPKEECLEGRRVKHDCIVIQDNIEVRLREGEEVPEFIQVDKAKFLAKEIYDRFHFYVDHYEHRMKVDAIIVYPDRRTKIYLKKGDELLLLPVEGYVVTLIADVGNRVRKGDAFAAVTTRKGEVHYLKPPKPGTVVYIDEFTNRPHYIYYILPEF, from the coding sequence ATGAGCAGAACACCTCAACTCTATGTTGAAGTTCCAAAAGAAGAATGCCTGGAAGGAAGGAGAGTAAAGCACGATTGTATAGTAATACAAGATAACATTGAGGTGAGACTCAGAGAGGGGGAAGAAGTCCCTGAGTTCATTCAAGTGGACAAGGCGAAATTCCTAGCTAAGGAAATCTATGACAGATTTCATTTCTACGTTGATCACTATGAGCACAGGATGAAGGTAGATGCAATAATAGTCTACCCAGATAGAAGAACAAAGATCTATCTAAAGAAGGGAGACGAGTTACTGCTATTACCAGTGGAAGGTTACGTAGTGACTCTGATAGCTGATGTTGGAAATAGGGTCAGGAAAGGGGATGCCTTTGCTGCTGTAACAACTAGAAAGGGAGAAGTACACTACCTGAAGCCTCCAAAGCCAGGAACTGTGGTTTATATAGATGAATTCACCAATAGGCCTCATTACATCTACTACATACTCCCCGAGTTTTGA